The following are encoded together in the Streptomyces sp. NBC_00341 genome:
- a CDS encoding FecCD family ABC transporter permease: protein MTVAGRAYRAARSGRAVPQIGLLAGGLALLAAVAVLSMGIGARHVPPAEVVRALLDFRGTDDDHVIVRDIRAPRALLAVAVGAALAVSGALIQTLARNPLAEPGILGVTAGAGFAVTVGSALGLATGQAGELGFAIAGSVLAALLVAAVGQRSPLRLVLTGVALTAVLGGVALGMRLMLPNTFDSYRFWSVGSLAGREQVPLALPLTAMGVSLLGALLLSRALNALTLGESVAHTLGAGVGRVRAVALVLITVLSGAATAVAGPILFVGLIVPHLVRRPAGGSVPWLILYTMVLGPILLLVADICARVLLPTGEVPVAIVTAFLGGPMLIWAVRRYGAGSL, encoded by the coding sequence GTGACCGTCGCGGGCCGCGCGTACCGGGCGGCGAGATCCGGGCGGGCCGTGCCGCAGATCGGCCTGCTCGCCGGCGGACTGGCGCTGCTGGCCGCGGTCGCCGTACTCAGCATGGGCATCGGGGCCCGCCACGTTCCGCCCGCCGAAGTCGTGCGGGCCCTGCTGGACTTCCGGGGCACCGACGACGACCACGTGATCGTGCGGGACATCCGGGCGCCGCGCGCACTGCTGGCCGTCGCGGTGGGCGCCGCGCTCGCGGTGTCCGGCGCGCTGATCCAGACGCTGGCCCGCAACCCGCTGGCCGAGCCCGGCATCCTCGGGGTCACCGCGGGCGCCGGGTTCGCCGTCACCGTCGGCTCCGCGCTCGGCCTGGCCACCGGTCAGGCGGGCGAACTCGGCTTCGCGATCGCCGGATCCGTACTCGCGGCGCTGCTGGTCGCCGCGGTCGGGCAGCGCTCACCGCTGCGCCTGGTGCTCACCGGCGTCGCCCTGACCGCGGTGCTGGGCGGTGTCGCGCTGGGCATGCGGCTGATGCTCCCGAACACCTTCGACAGCTACCGGTTCTGGTCGGTCGGCTCGCTCGCCGGGCGCGAACAGGTGCCCCTGGCACTGCCGTTGACCGCGATGGGCGTGTCCCTGCTCGGTGCGCTGCTGCTCAGCCGGGCGCTCAACGCCCTGACGCTCGGCGAGAGCGTGGCGCACACCCTCGGCGCCGGCGTCGGCCGGGTACGGGCCGTGGCCCTGGTGCTGATCACCGTGCTCAGCGGGGCGGCCACCGCGGTGGCCGGTCCCATCCTCTTCGTCGGACTGATCGTGCCGCACCTGGTCCGCAGGCCGGCGGGGGGCTCGGTGCCCTGGCTGATCCTCTACACGATGGTGCTGGGCCCGATCCTGCTGCTCGTCGCCGACATCTGCGCACGGGTCCTGCTGCCCACCGGCGAGGTACCGGTGGCCATCGTGACCGCCTTCCTCGGCGGCCCCATGCTGATCTGGGCCGTTCGCCGCTACGGGGCGGGGTCACTGTGA
- a CDS encoding siderophore-interacting protein, which translates to MSAATDHRHRHLDRIEEVRTGRHAEKVGYPIGIRATEVVRTAMVGTGLLRVTLGGAGAAGFEAHAPDEHVKLIFPDPDGTLRLPERNGAMLRWPRPALVSREYTVRRYDPVAREIDIDIAPHDGGLASDWAHAARPGDVMHLAGPPGGLIVPDSYDRYLLAGDITALPAIARRLEEFPRSAKGWAFIEVADAAQEIELSAPEGFEVRWLHRGGLPAGTGDALVRAVTGVSVPEGERAYVWVAGEAGQIKPLRRWVRDELRLAKADHDITGYWKRGVADFDEDEH; encoded by the coding sequence ATGAGCGCCGCGACAGACCACCGGCACCGTCACCTGGACCGGATCGAGGAGGTCCGGACGGGCCGGCACGCGGAGAAGGTGGGCTACCCGATCGGTATCCGGGCGACCGAGGTCGTTCGCACCGCCATGGTCGGCACCGGCCTGCTGCGGGTGACCCTGGGCGGGGCGGGCGCCGCGGGGTTCGAGGCCCACGCGCCCGACGAGCATGTGAAGCTGATCTTCCCGGATCCGGACGGCACGCTGCGACTGCCCGAGCGGAACGGGGCGATGCTGCGCTGGCCCCGGCCGGCACTCGTCTCGCGCGAGTACACCGTGCGCCGCTACGACCCGGTCGCACGGGAGATCGACATCGACATCGCTCCGCACGACGGCGGACTCGCCTCGGACTGGGCGCACGCGGCCCGGCCGGGCGACGTCATGCATCTCGCGGGGCCGCCCGGCGGGCTGATCGTCCCGGACTCATACGACCGGTATCTGCTGGCCGGTGACATCACGGCCCTGCCCGCGATCGCGCGCCGGCTGGAGGAGTTCCCGAGGAGCGCGAAGGGCTGGGCGTTCATCGAAGTCGCCGATGCGGCACAGGAGATCGAACTGTCGGCGCCCGAGGGCTTCGAGGTGCGCTGGCTGCACCGCGGCGGCCTGCCGGCCGGAACGGGCGACGCGCTGGTGCGGGCCGTGACCGGGGTGTCCGTGCCGGAGGGGGAGCGGGCGTACGTGTGGGTCGCGGGCGAGGCGGGCCAGATCAAGCCGCTGCGCCGCTGGGTCCGAGACGAGTTGCGGCTGGCGAAGGCCGACCACGACATCACCGGTTACTGGAAGCGCGGCGTGGCCGACTTCGACGAGGACGAGCACTGA
- a CDS encoding FecCD family ABC transporter permease yields MVALMLALGLLGLCYGASWSSPGRVFAVLSGADHSVVIRDWRLPRVLAGLVFGAALGVAGAIFQNLTRNPMGSPDVIGLDAGAYTGALVAMTVLSGTSAQLATGSVLGGLLVAAAIYLLSLRSGFSGLRLVVIGIAFNAMVTAINSWIVLRAELEVAIAAVGWSAGSLNGVGWSDLGIPFTVIAVLLALMTARSHAMHQASLGDAIAVTTGVGLGRLRLLMVLVGVGCTATVTAVAGPIAFIALAAPQIGRRLAGAAGVPLLPAALTGAVLLQGADLIAQMLLAPVALPVGVVSTAIGGCYLIWLLTKEVRRA; encoded by the coding sequence ATGGTGGCCCTGATGCTCGCCCTGGGCCTGCTCGGACTCTGCTACGGGGCGTCATGGTCCTCCCCCGGCAGGGTGTTCGCCGTACTGAGCGGAGCGGACCATTCCGTGGTGATCCGGGACTGGCGGCTGCCACGGGTGCTGGCCGGGCTGGTGTTCGGCGCCGCCCTCGGGGTCGCGGGGGCGATCTTCCAGAACCTCACCCGCAACCCGATGGGCAGCCCTGACGTCATCGGCCTCGACGCCGGCGCCTACACCGGCGCCCTGGTCGCCATGACCGTACTGTCCGGCACGTCCGCGCAACTGGCCACCGGCTCGGTGCTCGGCGGGCTGCTCGTCGCGGCTGCCATCTACCTGCTCTCGCTGCGCAGCGGCTTCTCCGGGCTGCGGCTGGTGGTCATCGGAATCGCCTTCAACGCGATGGTGACCGCGATCAACTCGTGGATCGTGCTGCGCGCCGAACTCGAGGTGGCGATCGCCGCCGTCGGCTGGAGCGCCGGCTCGCTCAACGGTGTGGGCTGGTCCGACCTGGGGATTCCGTTCACGGTGATCGCGGTGCTGCTGGCCCTGATGACCGCACGGTCGCACGCCATGCACCAGGCCTCGCTCGGTGACGCGATCGCCGTGACCACCGGGGTCGGTCTCGGCCGGCTGCGGTTGCTGATGGTGCTGGTCGGCGTCGGCTGCACGGCCACGGTGACCGCCGTGGCCGGGCCGATCGCGTTCATCGCCCTGGCCGCCCCGCAGATCGGCCGCAGGCTCGCGGGCGCCGCCGGAGTGCCGCTGCTCCCGGCCGCACTGACCGGGGCGGTGCTGCTCCAGGGCGCCGACCTGATCGCCCAGATGCTGCTGGCGCCCGTCGCGCTGCCCGTCGGCGTGGTGAGCACCGCGATCGGCGGCTGCTATCTGATCTGGCTGCTGACCAAGGAGGTGAGGCGCGCGTGA
- a CDS encoding ABC transporter substrate-binding protein: MSIRRSSGLVGAVSLALLLTACGSSSDGGSDTSKGSGTRVFAADNGKITIPAHPKRVVATGYAVPAMIEADAPLVGISSWQRGEPMMTKEDLATYKKLPKVAGEQAAETNYEAVAEAEPDLIIIGVPAPVLGDIDIKRLESIAPVVAIGPTVPSAWRELSRKQSDAADALKQFDVAKNAYEKKAAALAARYKDVLPQLKLGHVGAYGDTAKGTFQREFDGSWGTNIADDIGAKYYGKVKKSGPGSQSVSEYPSIEELPAAFREADVMTYSVNADGSVPKPVQYVLDSKLWKNLPAVKAGKAFPFRYTEAATYGEAMKTLDAIDKSLAPLLNR; the protein is encoded by the coding sequence ATGTCCATACGCAGATCGTCCGGCCTCGTCGGCGCGGTGTCGCTGGCCCTCCTCCTGACCGCGTGCGGGTCCTCATCGGACGGGGGCTCCGATACCTCGAAGGGGAGCGGGACCCGGGTGTTCGCCGCGGACAACGGCAAGATCACCATCCCGGCCCACCCGAAGCGGGTCGTCGCCACCGGCTACGCCGTGCCCGCCATGATCGAGGCGGACGCCCCCCTGGTCGGGATCTCCTCGTGGCAGCGCGGCGAGCCGATGATGACCAAGGAGGACCTCGCCACGTACAAGAAGCTCCCCAAGGTGGCGGGCGAGCAGGCGGCCGAGACCAACTACGAGGCCGTGGCCGAGGCCGAGCCCGACCTGATCATCATCGGGGTCCCCGCCCCAGTGCTGGGCGACATCGACATCAAGCGCCTGGAGTCGATCGCCCCGGTCGTGGCGATCGGCCCGACCGTTCCCTCCGCATGGCGCGAACTGTCCCGCAAGCAGTCCGACGCCGCGGACGCGCTCAAGCAGTTCGACGTGGCGAAGAACGCGTACGAGAAGAAGGCCGCCGCGCTGGCCGCCAGGTACAAGGACGTACTGCCCCAGCTCAAGCTGGGCCACGTCGGCGCGTACGGTGACACCGCCAAGGGCACCTTCCAGCGCGAGTTCGACGGCTCGTGGGGCACCAACATCGCGGACGACATCGGCGCGAAGTACTACGGCAAGGTCAAGAAGTCGGGGCCGGGCTCCCAGTCGGTCAGCGAGTACCCATCCATCGAGGAACTCCCGGCCGCGTTCCGTGAGGCCGACGTCATGACGTACTCGGTCAACGCCGACGGCAGCGTCCCCAAGCCCGTCCAGTACGTCCTGGACTCCAAGCTCTGGAAGAACCTCCCCGCGGTCAAGGCCGGGAAGGCCTTCCCGTTCCGCTACACCGAGGCCGCGACCTACGGGGAAGCCATGAAGACCCTGGACGCGATCGACAAGTCGCTCGCTCCGCTGCTGAACCGGTGA
- a CDS encoding 2,3-dihydro-2,3-dihydroxybenzoate dehydrogenase, giving the protein MFERIPGRNGEFDGRTVLVTGAAQGIGAAVAELLATLGARVAATDRAQDGIDALAVRWNRLQAKSPGNERSAGRLEPYAMDVTDRPSVERTVARVERELGPVDVLVNVAGILRTGPATELRAEDWSETFAVNTTGVFHVSQTVAVLMAGRGNGCVITVGSNAAGIPRTGMAAYAASKAAAAMFTRCLGLELARSGVRCNVVAPGSTDTAMQRALWTDSGAEQRVIDGDPATYRTGIPLGRIAAPEDIADAVAFLASDRARHITLQELYVDGGATLR; this is encoded by the coding sequence ATGTTTGAGCGCATACCGGGCAGAAACGGCGAGTTCGATGGCCGTACTGTCCTGGTGACCGGTGCCGCACAAGGCATCGGGGCAGCCGTCGCGGAGCTGCTCGCCACCCTCGGCGCCCGGGTGGCCGCTACCGACCGTGCACAGGACGGCATCGACGCCCTGGCCGTGCGGTGGAATCGGCTCCAGGCCAAGAGCCCGGGGAACGAACGCTCGGCGGGCCGGCTGGAGCCTTACGCCATGGACGTCACCGACCGGCCTTCCGTGGAGCGCACCGTGGCTCGTGTCGAGCGTGAACTCGGCCCCGTGGACGTACTCGTGAACGTCGCGGGCATCCTGCGCACCGGCCCCGCCACCGAACTCCGCGCCGAGGACTGGTCGGAGACGTTCGCGGTGAACACGACCGGCGTCTTCCACGTCTCCCAGACCGTCGCAGTGCTGATGGCCGGCCGGGGCAACGGCTGTGTCATCACGGTCGGTTCCAACGCCGCCGGAATTCCTCGCACCGGCATGGCGGCCTACGCCGCGTCGAAAGCGGCGGCCGCCATGTTCACCCGATGTCTGGGCCTCGAACTCGCCCGCAGCGGCGTCCGCTGCAACGTCGTCGCACCCGGGTCCACCGACACCGCCATGCAACGCGCCCTGTGGACCGACTCCGGCGCGGAGCAGCGGGTCATCGACGGGGACCCGGCCACCTACCGGACCGGCATACCACTCGGCCGGATCGCCGCCCCCGAGGACATCGCCGACGCCGTCGCGTTCCTCGCCTCGGACCGCGCCCGCCACATCACCCTGCAGGAGCTGTACGTGGACGGCGGCGCGACCCTGCGCTGA
- a CDS encoding phosphopantetheine-binding protein, whose protein sequence is MNQPLSPERVRADVAELLDCDPAEIAPEGNLVDLGLDSMRIMALVERWRAAGASSLEFPDLAEQPELAHWTALLTGRTA, encoded by the coding sequence ATGAACCAGCCCTTGTCACCCGAACGCGTCCGCGCGGATGTCGCGGAACTGCTCGACTGCGACCCCGCCGAGATCGCACCCGAGGGAAATCTGGTCGACCTGGGCCTGGACTCGATGCGGATCATGGCCCTGGTCGAGCGCTGGCGTGCCGCGGGGGCGTCCTCCCTGGAGTTCCCCGATCTCGCGGAGCAGCCCGAACTCGCCCACTGGACAGCTCTGCTGACGGGCCGTACGGCATGA
- the dhbC gene encoding isochorismate synthase DhbC, whose translation MPTASQVATHVPPADPAHPAVGAATSLLDGYRHGDRFLATPGRTLLASGATRPVPHDRRPLDERVTATLAEARAAGQESPVVIGAVPFDHESPAALGVPAELRIAPPLASDPLIALPVGVSGSADWRIRPVPAPEVYGAGVAAAVERMWRGEFSKVVLARTLELTSSAPLDLPAMLQRLARRDPVGYTFALPTGKDRTLIGASPELLVSRHGQQVVANPLAGSTPRSSDLAEDVRRAATLLESVKDLHEHAVVVDAVHQALAPHCAELTVPARPTLIRTATMWHLSTTVTGTLSSPDTSALSLACALHPTPAVCGTPTATARQVIAETEPFDRGFFTGVVGWGDTGGDGEWVVTIRCAEAEERTLRLYAGAGIVAASEPEAETAETAAKFRTFLSAVGAEL comes from the coding sequence GTGCCGACGGCATCCCAGGTCGCCACGCACGTACCCCCGGCCGATCCGGCCCACCCGGCCGTAGGCGCGGCCACCTCGCTGCTGGACGGCTACCGGCACGGTGACCGTTTCCTCGCCACCCCCGGCCGCACCCTGCTCGCATCCGGTGCGACGCGCCCCGTGCCGCACGACAGACGGCCGCTCGACGAGCGGGTGACCGCGACCCTCGCCGAGGCCCGTGCGGCCGGGCAGGAATCACCGGTGGTCATCGGCGCCGTCCCCTTCGACCACGAGTCACCGGCCGCCCTCGGCGTGCCGGCGGAGCTGCGGATCGCGCCGCCGCTCGCCTCCGACCCGCTGATCGCCCTGCCCGTCGGCGTCTCCGGCTCCGCGGACTGGCGGATACGCCCGGTGCCGGCACCCGAGGTCTACGGGGCGGGCGTCGCCGCCGCGGTGGAGCGCATGTGGCGCGGGGAATTCAGCAAGGTGGTGCTCGCCCGCACCCTCGAACTCACCTCCTCCGCACCGCTGGACCTGCCCGCGATGCTCCAGCGGCTGGCCCGCCGCGACCCGGTCGGCTACACCTTCGCGCTGCCCACCGGCAAGGACCGCACCCTCATCGGCGCCAGTCCCGAACTGCTGGTCTCCCGGCACGGACAGCAGGTCGTCGCCAACCCGCTCGCCGGGTCCACCCCCCGCAGCAGCGACCTGGCCGAGGACGTCCGCCGCGCCGCCACCCTGCTGGAGTCCGTGAAGGACCTGCACGAACACGCCGTCGTCGTGGACGCCGTCCACCAGGCCCTCGCCCCGCACTGCGCCGAGCTGACCGTCCCGGCCCGGCCGACCCTGATCCGCACCGCCACCATGTGGCACCTGTCCACCACTGTGACCGGCACGCTCTCCTCCCCCGACACCTCGGCCCTCTCCCTCGCCTGCGCCCTGCACCCGACACCCGCGGTGTGCGGCACACCCACCGCGACGGCCCGTCAGGTCATTGCGGAGACGGAGCCGTTCGACCGCGGATTCTTCACCGGGGTGGTGGGCTGGGGCGACACCGGCGGCGATGGCGAGTGGGTCGTCACGATCCGGTGCGCCGAGGCCGAGGAGCGCACGCTGCGCCT